The following proteins are encoded in a genomic region of Opisthocomus hoazin isolate bOpiHoa1 chromosome 4, bOpiHoa1.hap1, whole genome shotgun sequence:
- the WDR53 gene encoding WD repeat-containing protein 53 isoform X1, with amino-acid sequence MAVKWIGGHSSSILCLNVNTEGLVASGAERGELTLWDGGGAPAGQLQLPKADDVTSVVFSPCRPTRLYTSHGETISLLDVRSLREPVESFHVNEEEINCLSVNETESFLAAADDSGAIKVMDLENKKVSRSLRHSNICSSVVFRPQRPQSLVSCGLDMQVMLWNLQKARPLWTTNLQECEMEGDSPQSAAQFFNPPLAHSLSVASCGNIFGCGAQDGKVRIFRVTGVKFEPELEFHGHSLGVSQVLFVPETYWLLTGGNDGKVLLWDVSSDVGKQQKSPAKSFQKRKAQASASTRKDGKLNKVASDEYARVLPKLTIEHGEKVNWISCAEIKGSNKVLVADQSSSVSVYPLPEP; translated from the exons ATGGCAGTCAAATGGATCGGTGGGCATTCGTCCTCTATATTGTGCTTGAACGTAAACACCGAAGGGCTGGTGGCTTCAGGCGCGGAGAGAGGCGAGCTGACGCTCTGGGATGGGGGAGGCGCTCCGGCAGGACAGCTCCAGCTCCCGAAGGCAGATGATGTGACCTCCGTGGTGTTCTCTCCCTGCCGTCCCACCAGGCTGTACACGTCCCACGGGGAAACGATCAGTTTGCTGGATGTCCGTTCCCTCAGGGAGCCCGTCGAAAGCTTCCACGTGAATGAGGAGGAGATCAACTGCCTCTCGGTGAACGAGACCGAGAGTTTCTTGGCTGCGGCAGATGACTCAGGGGCAATAAAGGTTATGGACTTGGAAAACAAGAAAGTCAGCCGGTCCTTGAGACactcaaacatctgctcttctgTTGTCTTTCGACCTCAGAGGCCTCAAAGCCTTGTTTCCTGTGGACTGGACATGCAG gttatgCTGTGGAACCTGCAGAAAGCTCGCCCCTTGTGGACCACAAACCTGCAGGAGTGTGAAATGGAGGGAGACAGTCCACAGTCAGCTGCCCAGTTCTTTAACCCGCCGCTTGCGCATTCCCTGTCTGTCGCATCGTGCGGCAACATCTTTGGCTGCGGAGCTCAAGACGGTAAAGTCAGAATATTCAGAGTCACCGGTGTCAAGTTTGAACCTGAGCTGGAGTTTCACGGTCACAGCTTGGGAGTATCGCAGGTCCTCTTTGTGCCAGAAACATACTGGTTGTTGACTGGAGGAAATGACGGGAAGGTCTTGCTCTGGGATGTCAGCAGTGACgttggaaagcagcagaaaagcccagcaaaatctttccagaaaAGGAAGGCCCAAGCATCTGCTTCCACCAGAAAAGATGGGAAGCTCAACAAAGTGGCTTCAGATGAATATGCTAGAGTTTTACCGAAGCTAACCATTGAGCACGGAGAGAAGGTGAACTGGATCTCATGTGCGGAGATCAAAGGCTCCAACAAAGTATTAGTTGCTGATCAAAGTAGTTCTGTATCTGTGTATCCGTTGCCAGAACCTTAG
- the PIGX gene encoding GPI alpha-1,4-mannosyltransferase I, stabilizing subunit isoform X2 has translation MAVLGGGLAALLCALHVQAACQDTTVTQELLKEGFHRDLLVKVELGVVEADAGGCAVAARTRLPPGIYVDPYELASLQRHNLTKAVLIPDVIDVEAPEYLATDLLVLLYLEPDPRCSRCFRAALPVHGRYHRPAEDREEALVVLKSPEVLVCCCDNRLSAECWKPVEVEAPCLGKDNVPCQWYSVTHKPASEELILQIPVGLRQHSSLVCVVTLLVTVLCSSLILAAVCKYGHFSPVTGSE, from the exons ATGGCGGTGCTCGGCGGCGGGCTGGCCGCGCTGCTCTGCGCCCTCC ATGTGCAGGCCGCTTGTCAGGACACCACTGTCACGCAGGAGCTTCTGAAAGAGGGGTTTCACAG ggacctgctggTGAAGGTAGAACTCGGTGTAGTGGAGGCGGATGCAGGAGGATGTGCAGTGGCAGCTAGAACTCGTCTTCCACCAGGAATCTACGTGGATCCCTACGAGCTGGCATCGCTGCAGCGGCACAATTTGACAAAG GCGGTATTAATTCCTGATGTCATTGATGTGGAGGCTCCCGAGTACTTAGCCACGGATCTTCTTGTTCTCCTGTACCTGGAACCCGACCCTCGCTGTTCTCGCTGTTTTAGAGCTGCCTTGCCTGTGCACGGGCGGTACCACCGGCCGGCAGAAGACCGTGAGGAAGCGTTGGTTGTTCTGAAGAGCCCAGAAGTACTGGTCTGCTGCTGTGACA ATCGCCTGTCAGCAGAGTGTTGGAAGCCTGTTGAAGTGGAAGCTCCTTGTTTAGGCAAAGACAATGTCCCTTGCCAGTGGTACAGCGTAACGCACAAACCT GCATCTGAGGAATTGATTCTGCAGATTCCAGTGGGGCTCAGGCAACATAGTTCCTTAGTGTGTGTCGTGACTCTTCTTGTCACCGTGCTCTGTTCCAGCCTGATTCTTGCAGCTGTATGCAAATACGGACACTTCTCCCCGGTGACCGGCTCGGAGTAA
- the PIGX gene encoding GPI alpha-1,4-mannosyltransferase I, stabilizing subunit isoform X1: MAVLGGGLAALLCALHDAFVDCTTSLAEVVCLCGDHVHCSVNTVTRLSCVILDVQAACQDTTVTQELLKEGFHRDLLVKVELGVVEADAGGCAVAARTRLPPGIYVDPYELASLQRHNLTKAVLIPDVIDVEAPEYLATDLLVLLYLEPDPRCSRCFRAALPVHGRYHRPAEDREEALVVLKSPEVLVCCCDNRLSAECWKPVEVEAPCLGKDNVPCQWYSVTHKPASEELILQIPVGLRQHSSLVCVVTLLVTVLCSSLILAAVCKYGHFSPVTGSE; the protein is encoded by the exons ATGGCGGTGCTCGGCGGCGGGCTGGCCGCGCTGCTCTGCGCCCTCC ATGATGCGTTCGTAGATTGCACAACTTCGCTTGCTGAGGTTGTCTGCCTGTGTGGTGATCACGTGCACTGTTCCGTAAACACCGTCACTCGTTTGTCCTGTGTTATCTTAGATGTGCAGGCCGCTTGTCAGGACACCACTGTCACGCAGGAGCTTCTGAAAGAGGGGTTTCACAG ggacctgctggTGAAGGTAGAACTCGGTGTAGTGGAGGCGGATGCAGGAGGATGTGCAGTGGCAGCTAGAACTCGTCTTCCACCAGGAATCTACGTGGATCCCTACGAGCTGGCATCGCTGCAGCGGCACAATTTGACAAAG GCGGTATTAATTCCTGATGTCATTGATGTGGAGGCTCCCGAGTACTTAGCCACGGATCTTCTTGTTCTCCTGTACCTGGAACCCGACCCTCGCTGTTCTCGCTGTTTTAGAGCTGCCTTGCCTGTGCACGGGCGGTACCACCGGCCGGCAGAAGACCGTGAGGAAGCGTTGGTTGTTCTGAAGAGCCCAGAAGTACTGGTCTGCTGCTGTGACA ATCGCCTGTCAGCAGAGTGTTGGAAGCCTGTTGAAGTGGAAGCTCCTTGTTTAGGCAAAGACAATGTCCCTTGCCAGTGGTACAGCGTAACGCACAAACCT GCATCTGAGGAATTGATTCTGCAGATTCCAGTGGGGCTCAGGCAACATAGTTCCTTAGTGTGTGTCGTGACTCTTCTTGTCACCGTGCTCTGTTCCAGCCTGATTCTTGCAGCTGTATGCAAATACGGACACTTCTCCCCGGTGACCGGCTCGGAGTAA
- the FBXO45 gene encoding F-box/SPRY domain-containing protein 1, with product MAAGPGGGVGGGGAAGGPGWRLPGRVLELVFSYLELRELRSCALVCKLWHHVLHGDENSEVWRSLAARCLAEEALRTDILCNVPTYKGKVRAFHHAFSTNDCSRNVYIKKNGFTLHRNPIAQSTDGARTKIGFSEGRHAWEVWWEGPLGTVAVIGIATKRAAMQCQGYVALLGSDDQSWGWNLVDNNLLHNGEVNGSFPQCNNAPKYQIGERIRVILDMEDKTLAFERGYEFLGVAFRGLPKVCLYPAVSAVYGNTEVTLVYLGKPLDG from the exons aTGGCGGCTGGCCCCGGTGGCGGGgtaggaggggggggggcggcgggcgggccgggctgGCGGCTGCCGGGGCGGGTGCTGGAGCTGGTCTTCTCCTACCTGGAGCTGCGGGAGCTGAGGAGCTGCGCGCTGGTCTGCAAGCTGTGGCACCACGTCCTGCACGGCGACGAGAACAGCGAGGTGTGGCGCAGCTTGGCGGCCCGCTGCCTGGCGGAGGAGGCCCTGCGCACCGACATCCTCTGCAACGTGCCCACCTACAAGGGCAAG GTCCGTGCCTTCCACCACGCCTTCAGCACCAATGACTGCTCGCGGAACGTCTACATCAAGAAGAACGGCTTCACGCTGCACCGTAACCCCATCGCCCAGAGCACGGACGGGGCGCGGACCAAGATCGGGTTCAGCGAGGGCCGGCACgcctgggaggtgtggtgggagGGCCCGCTGGGCACCGTGGCCGTCATCGGCATCGCCACGAAGCGGGCGGCCATGCAGTGCCAGGGTTACGTGGCCCTGCTGGGGAGCGACGACCAGAGTTGGGGCTGGAACCTGGTGGACAATAACTTGCTGCATAACGGCGAGGTGAACGGCAGTTTCCCCCAGTGCAATAATGCACCCAAATACCAG ATAGGTGAAAGGATTCGAGTTATCCTGGACATGGAAGACAAAACATTAGCGTTTGAGAGGGGCTATGAGTTCTTGGGAGTTGCCTTCAGAGGACTGCCAAAAGTTTGCCTGTATCCAGCAGTGTCTGCTGTGTATGGTAACACGGAAGTGACTTTGGTCTACCTGGGAAAACCTCTGGATGGATGA
- the CEP19 gene encoding centrosomal protein of 19 kDa, whose translation MTYIAKKCGVCFQPPSIILIYKEDSQDKTRQRVMPVRNFSKFSDCSMAAEQLKNNPRHKAYLEGVSLHQLRKLYSLLKGHLGGESLAESLEKFRQEETIDPEEDMNKLDDKELAKRKSIMDELFEKNRKTKDDPDFIYDIEVEFPQDEQLESCGWDMESGEEI comes from the exons ATGACTTACATTGCAAAGAAGTGTGGCGTCTGCTTTCAGCCTCCATCCATTATCCTGATCTACAAAGAAGACAGCCAGGATAAGACTCGCCAGCGCGTCATGCCTGTCAGGAACTTCTCCAAGTTCTCAG ACTGCAGCATGGCTGCTGAGCAGCTGAAGAATAACCCTCGGCACAAGGCTTACCTAGAAGGAGTCTCACTGCATCAGCTACGGAAGCTGTACAGTTTGCTGAAAGGTCATCTGGGAGGAGAGAGCCTGGCTGAGAGCTTGGAAAAGTTTCGGCAGGAGGAGACCATTGACCCAGAAGAGGATATGAACAAACTAGATGACAAGGAACTAGCCAAAAGGAAAAGCATCATGGATGAGCTGTTCGAAAAAAACCGGAAGACGAAGGACGACCCAGATTTCATCTATGACATTGAGGTTGAGTTTCCACAGGATGAGCAGCTGGAGTCCTGTGGCTGGGACATGGAGTCAGGTGAGGAAATCTGA
- the NRROS gene encoding transforming growth factor beta activator LRRC33, with protein MEAPLPGLSLLLVLLAVRWGIGAFAAWATSAGGCELVQSTTDCTGRWLSSIPGNLRGDTEELLLDGNTIQVLGSASLLSYHQLRCLSLTKNRLELIEPGTFLSSQGLHVLSLADNVLCTNYSLTAAALSALPALRTLDLAGNRLTEDMVSVLVWNLSSLESLSVARNIIMRLDSSVFTNLTQLLELNLERNYIFEIDQAFEGLQRLQRLNIAYNYLPCVVEFGLTQLRVLNVSNNIIEWFLALETDDLFELEVLDLSHNRLLFFPVLPRQSKLHSLLLKDNEMSFYQRLPNGTSLADVTVQFLLIDGNSTNITTVSLWDEICHSNLSSLRLLDMSQNQVWYLPEGFLAQMPSLTHLKLNQNCLETFDLSEGDPLAMLTELDLSQNRLAELGAEVGTGDILPNLQLFNLSTNRLRALPPGVFTYTRKIATVDLSHNRVDLCPQPAVAGEAESPPCVDIRGVETLTHLSLAGCGLRGLGGHPFQGTSLMHLDLSDNHQALSGDLEWLQDLALTLQVLSLRNTSLSSTAVDFSAFNSLVRLDVSGNSLTAFPTSLGVLKLHSLDVRDNCLPALPPDVAQTPLGKTLREVYLSRNPYNCCTLGWWDALQRAEGLLVPDAQEVTCSYAARTLSPRALPEPVLQSCRWQTANLALLYLVLALPTCLTLLVAFAVVFLTLKQKLLKMVKSRCGLSSPY; from the exons ATGGAGGCCCCGCTCCCTGGTCTCTCCCTGCTTCTGGTCCTCCTGGCAGTGCGGTGGGGAATCGGGGCGTTTGCGGCCTGGGCAACGTCTGCCGGTGGCTGCGAGCTC GTGCAGAGCACCACGGACTGCACTGGGAGATGGCTGAGCTCCATCCCAGGAAATCTTCGAGGTGATACCGAGGAGCTTTTGCTTGATGGCAACACTATCCAGGTTCTGGGCAGTGCCTCTCTGCTCTCCTACCACCAGCTGCGGTGTCTCAGCTTGACCAAGAACCGGCTGGAGCTCATCGAGCCCGGCACCTTCCTCAGCAGCCAAGGCCTCCATGTGCTCTCCTTGGCAGACAACGTCCTCTGCACTAACTACTCGCTGAcagcagctgctctttctgctctgCCAGCCTTGAGGACCCTGGATCTAGCTGGAAACCGCCTCACTGAGGACATGGTATCAGTTTTGGTCTGGAAcctgtcttccttggagtccttgTCCGTGGCCAGGAACATCATCATGAGGCTGGACTCGTCTGTCTTCACAAACCTGACACAGCTGTTGGAGCTGAACCTGGAGAGGAACTACATCTTTGAGATTGACCAAGCTtttgaagggctgcagaggctgcaGAGGCTCAACATAGCTTACAACTACCTCCCGTGCGTAGTGGAATTTGGCCTGACCCAGCTCAGGGTGCTCAATGTCAGCAACAACATCATCGAGTGGTTTCTGGCCCTGGAAACTGATGACCTCTTTGAGCTGGAGGTGCTGGACCTGTCCCATAACCGCCTCCTCTTCTTCCCCGTGTTGCCCCGGCAGAGCAAGCTGCACTCCTTGCTGCTGAAGGACAACGAGATGAGCTTCTACCAGCGCCTCCCCAACGGCACATCCCTGGCAGATGTCACGGTGCAGTTCCTGCTCATTGATGGCAATTCCACCAACATCACAACGGTCAGCCTCTGGGATGAGATCTGCCACAGCAACCTCTCCTCCCTGCGCCTCCTGGACATGAGCCAGAACCAGGTCTGGTACCTGCCAGAGGGCTTCCTGGCCCAGATGCCCTCCCTGACCCACCTGAAGCTCAACCAGAACTGCCTGGAGACGTTTGACCTGTCGGAGGGGGATCCCTTAGCCATGCTGACGGAGCTGGACCTCAGCCAGAAccggctggcagagctgggggcgGAGGTGGGCACCGGGGATATCCTGCCCAACCTGCAGCTCTTCAACCTCAGCACCAACAGGCTGCGGGCACTTCCTCCTGGGGTTTTCACCTACACCAGGAAGATCGCTACCGTGGACCTCAGCCACAACCGGGTCGACCTCTGTCCCCAGCCAGCTGTTGCAGGCGAGGCGGAGAGTCCCCCCTGCGTGGACATCAGGGGTGTCGAGACCTTGACTCATCTCTCCTTAGCCGGCTGTGGTCTGCGGGGACTGGGTGGCCACCCTTTCCAGGGGACGTCACTGATGCATTTGGACCTCTCCGACAACCATCAGGCGCTGTCTGGGGACCTGGAATGGCTGCAGGACCTTGCTCTGACGCTGCAGGTGTTGTCTCTGAGGAACACCAGCCTCTCCTCCACTGCTGTGGACTTCTCTGCCTTCAACAGTCTCGTGCGCTTGGATGTGTCAGGCAACTCCTTGACCGCCTTCCCCACCTCGCTGGGAGTCCTGAAACTGCACAGCCTGGACGTGCGGGACAACTGCCTCCCGGCTCTGCCGCCAGACGTTGCGCAGACACCACTGGGGAAGACCCTGCGGGAGGTCTACCTCAGCCGAAACCCCTACAACTGCTGCACGCTGGGCTGGTGGGACGCCCTGCAGCGGGCCGAGGGGCTACTCGTCCCCGATGCGCAGGAGGTGACCTGCAGCTATGCTGCCCGCACGCTGAGCCCCAGGGCGCTGCCGGAGCCTGTCCTGCAGAGCTGCCGCTGGCAGACGGCCAACCTCGCGCTCCTCTACCTGGTGCTGGCTCTGCCCACCTGCCTCACGCTCCTGGTGGCCTTCGCTGTCGTCTTCCTCACACTCaagcaaaagctgctgaaaaTGGTGAAGAGCCGGTGCGGGCTGTCCAGTCCTTACTGA
- the WDR53 gene encoding WD repeat-containing protein 53 isoform X2, whose amino-acid sequence MDLENKKVSRSLRHSNICSSVVFRPQRPQSLVSCGLDMQVMLWNLQKARPLWTTNLQECEMEGDSPQSAAQFFNPPLAHSLSVASCGNIFGCGAQDGKVRIFRVTGVKFEPELEFHGHSLGVSQVLFVPETYWLLTGGNDGKVLLWDVSSDVGKQQKSPAKSFQKRKAQASASTRKDGKLNKVASDEYARVLPKLTIEHGEKVNWISCAEIKGSNKVLVADQSSSVSVYPLPEP is encoded by the exons ATGGACTTGGAAAACAAGAAAGTCAGCCGGTCCTTGAGACactcaaacatctgctcttctgTTGTCTTTCGACCTCAGAGGCCTCAAAGCCTTGTTTCCTGTGGACTGGACATGCAG gttatgCTGTGGAACCTGCAGAAAGCTCGCCCCTTGTGGACCACAAACCTGCAGGAGTGTGAAATGGAGGGAGACAGTCCACAGTCAGCTGCCCAGTTCTTTAACCCGCCGCTTGCGCATTCCCTGTCTGTCGCATCGTGCGGCAACATCTTTGGCTGCGGAGCTCAAGACGGTAAAGTCAGAATATTCAGAGTCACCGGTGTCAAGTTTGAACCTGAGCTGGAGTTTCACGGTCACAGCTTGGGAGTATCGCAGGTCCTCTTTGTGCCAGAAACATACTGGTTGTTGACTGGAGGAAATGACGGGAAGGTCTTGCTCTGGGATGTCAGCAGTGACgttggaaagcagcagaaaagcccagcaaaatctttccagaaaAGGAAGGCCCAAGCATCTGCTTCCACCAGAAAAGATGGGAAGCTCAACAAAGTGGCTTCAGATGAATATGCTAGAGTTTTACCGAAGCTAACCATTGAGCACGGAGAGAAGGTGAACTGGATCTCATGTGCGGAGATCAAAGGCTCCAACAAAGTATTAGTTGCTGATCAAAGTAGTTCTGTATCTGTGTATCCGTTGCCAGAACCTTAG